The following DNA comes from Oncorhynchus gorbuscha isolate QuinsamMale2020 ecotype Even-year unplaced genomic scaffold, OgorEven_v1.0 Un_scaffold_1051, whole genome shotgun sequence.
AATGTTCTACTGTGTATATTTAGAATGTTCTACTGTGTATATTTAGAATGTTCTACTGTGTATATTTAGAATGTTCTACTCTGTATATTTAGAATGTTCTACTGTGTATATTTAGAATGTTCTACTGTGTATATTTAGAATGTTCTACTGTGTATATTTAGAATGTTCTACTGTGTATATTTAGAATGTTCTACTGTGTATATTTAGAATGTTCTACTGTGTATATTTAGAATGTTCTACTGTGTATATTTAGAATGTtctactgtgtatatacagtgccttgcaaaattattcagccctttTTGGATTTATGacaatgaaatacattttttcatCCCACATTTTCataacacaataaaatatgaagaaatccaaggggtctgaaaacattATGCAAGgagctgtatatacagtatattcatgatACTATtgtgtttatatacagtatattcatgatACTATtgtgtttatatacagtatattcatgatACTATtgtgtttatatacagtatattcatgatACTATtgtgtttatatacagtatattcatgatACTATtgtgtttatatacagtatattcatgatactattgtgtgtatatacagtatattcatgatactattgtgtgtatatacagtatattcatgatACTATtgtgtttatatacagtatattcatgatACTATtgtgtttatatacagtatattcatgatACTATtgtgtttatatacagtatattcatgatACTATtgtgtttatatacagtatattcatgatACTATtgtgtttatatacagtatattcatgatACTATtgtgtttatatacagtatattcatgatACTATTGtgtttatatacatatatacactaccattcaaaagtttggagtcacttagaaatgaccttgtttttgaaagaaaataccattttttgtccattaaaataacatcaagttgatcagaaatacagtgtagactttgTTAATGTTGTcagtgactattgtagctggaaacggctgatttttaatggaatatctatataggcgtacagaggccattatcagcaactatcactcctgtgtacagctgaaaactgttgtcctgaataAAGagataaaactggcctttagactagttgagtatctggagcatcagcatttgatGCATTTCCTCTGTTGAcgttgaggctggtgttttgagggtactattcctctgtccagtgtctgtgttcttttgcccatcttaatcttttatttttattggctaatctgagatatggctttttctttgcaacgctgcctagaaggccagcctcccggagtcgcctcttcactgttggcgTTGAGATCCCAGAGAAGCTTAAATTATCTAACCATATGGAcactgtggtgaagaaggcatgaCAGCGACTCTTCATCCTCAGGTTACTGAAGAAATTCGGCATGTCCCGAGGGCCCTCACAGTGTTCTTCCAGAGCATATGGTCGGGTTGCATCACAGATTGGTACAGCAAATCCCCCGCCGTGGACTGCAAGGTGCTTCAGAGGGTGATACGTGCAGCCGAACGCACCCTTGAGTTTGCActgcctgccttccaggacagCTACACCACCAGGTgtcgcaggaaggccaagaagatcatcagggaccccattcttctttgcaatatcgacctaccctggccaaacccggacgacgctgggccaattgcacgccgccctatgggactcccaatcacggccggatgtgatacagcctggatattAAACACTGTACCCTGCAGTCACACctcaaccctgtacatgtgactattgaACACTCTGAACATGAATCTGATTGGTTTATTTTTTAATTGAAGCATTGTACAGTGAACATCTGATTGGTTTATTTTGAATAAAAACATTATACAGAGAACCGACAACAGAGTACAAAAACACATGACAGCAACAACACTTATTTACAACTGTAGTGACGTCAGACCGAGGACAGGGGTTCCCATGCTCATTCCAAAGGACAAGTTCAGGGTGTGTGCAGGGTGTGCCTTTATTAGTCAATCATAAAGGTAAGATTCGGGCCCCAACACCAATTGGTCCTTGGTGGGAAAGACAGGCAGGAATAAAAGAATCAACTCAAAATAAACAGGCAAATATGTGCATCAGAAATACAAGTAGCCCTGCCATCCTTACCCATACATAGTTAggagtcaggggttagaggtccgggtaggtttagggttgggtcagGACGAGGTTCATATGTACTGAAGGAGCATAGACTAGCTCCGGGAGAATGCACATCTAAGcacgacccctgacccctgacctctaactcGGGAGAATACAGTTTACAGTCAGATAGTCTATCCTGAGACTGCTGGGACCTCCTGTcccatctgtcagtagttctgTCAGtaattctgtctgtgtgtgtctctgtgtcgctCTGGTTGGATACACTGTCCCAGGCCAGAGCATAgccagaggagagagtggaggagggagagggggagagagacgaggaagacaagggagagggggaggtagacaGGGATATTAGGGTGTGAGGTGAAGTTGCCCCCAGACGCTGATCTTGGGTCCATTTTGTATTTCCTCCACTAATGGTTAACGTAAAGACTGTgagaggggaagctgatcctatatctgtatgtagggaacagggcaggagggtctctgtctccaggtggttGTCAAGGGAACAGGGTAGGAGggtctctgtctccaggtggtcGTCAagggaacagggtaggagagtctctgtctccaggtggttGTCAAGGGAACAGGGAAGGAGGGTCACTCTCTCCAGGTGGTCGTCAAGGTGAAAAGTCATGACAGCTCTCAGGTAACCAGAGGGGGCAGTCCCACACATCACTGGGAGACACACCACCTGTTCCGGAGTCACCATGCACCCTgctgaacgcacacacacaccctgcacacacacacatacacacacacaccgagacagagttaacacccaaacacacacaccgagacagagttaacacccaaacacacacacagagacagagttaacacccaaacacacaccagGGAGATCACTAAATTTGGACTTCAATATTAGATGTTTGTCCATGTTCCCCAAACATTAAAGACAGATCTATTTTGCACTCACCCAAAAAATGAAGAAAGAACACTGGGGTCAAACCCACGAACCTCAGAGCCATAGGCAACAGCTTACTGCTTAGCACTGGGGTCAAACCCATGAACCTCAGAGCCATAGGCAACAGCTTACTGCTTAGCACTGGGGTCAAACCCACAAACCTCAGAGCCATAGGCAACAGCTTACTGCTTAGCACTGGGGTCAAACCCACGAACCTCAGAGCCATAGGCAACAGCTTACTGCTTAGCACTGGGGTCAAACCCACGAACCTCAGAGCCATAGGCAACAGCTTACTGCTTAGCACTGGGGTCAAACCCACGAACCTCAGAGCCATAGGCAACAGCTTACTGCTTAGCACTGGGGTCAAACCCACGAACCTCAGAGCCATAGGCAACAGCTTACTGCTTAGCACTGGGGTCAAACCCACGAACCTCAGAGCCATAGGCAACAGCTTACTGCTTAGCACTGGGGTCAAACCCACGAACCTCAGAGCCATAGGCAACAGCTTACTGCTTAGCAGTGGGGTCAAACCCACGAACCTCAGAGCCATAGGCAACAGCTTACTGCTTAGCACTAGGGGTCAAACCCACGAACCTCAGAGCCATAGGCAACAGCTTACTGCTTAGCACTGGGGTCAAACCCACGAACCTCAGAGCCATAGGCAACAGCTTACTGCTTAGCACTGGGGTCAAACCCACGAACCTCAGAGCCATAGGCAACAGCTTACTGCTTAGCACTGGGGTCAAACCCACGAACCTCAGAGCCATAGGCAACAGCTTACTGCTTAGCACTGGGGTCAAACCCACGAACCTCAGAGCCATAGGCAACAGCTTACTGCTTAGCACTGGGGTCAAACCCACGAACCTCAGAGCCATAGGCAACAGCTTACTGCTTAGCACTGGGGTCAAACCCACGAACCTCAGAGCCATAGGCAACAGCTTACTGCTTAGCACTGGGGTCAAACCCACGAACCTCAGAGCCATAGGCAACAGCTTACTGCTTAGCACTGGGGTCAAACCCACGAACCTCAGAGCCATAGGCAACAGCTTACTGCTTAGCACTGGGGTCAAACCCACGAACCTCAGAGCCATAGGCAACAGCTTACTGCTTAGCACTGGGGGTCAAACCCACTGGGGAACCTCAGAGCCATAGGCAACAGCTTACTGCTTAGCACTGGGGTCAAACCCACGAACCTCAGAGCCATAGGCAACAGCTTACTGCTTAGCACTGGGGTCAAACCCACGAACCTCAGAGCCATAGGCAACAGCTTACTGCTTAGCACTGGGGTCAAACCCACGAACCTCAGAGCCATAGGCAACAGCTTACTGCTTAGCACTGGGGTCAAACCCACGAACCTCAGAGCCATAGGCAACAGCTTACTGCTTAGCACTGGGGTCAAACCCACAAACCTCAGTCAAACCCACAAAGCATAGGCAACAGCTTACTGCTTAGCACTGGGGTCAAACCCCATAGGAAACAGCTTACTGCTTAGCACTGGGGTCAAACCCACGAACCTCAGAGCCATAGGCAACAGCTTACTGCTTAGCACTGGGGTCAAACCCACGAACCTCAGAGCCATAGGCAACAGCTTACTGCTTAGCACTGGGGTCAAACCCACGAACCTCAGAGCCATAGGCAACAGCTTACTGCTTAGCACTGGGGTCAAACCCACGAACCTCAGAGCCATAGGCAACAGCTTACTGCTTAGCACTGGGGTCAAACCCACAAACCTCAGAGCCATAGGAAACAGCTTACTGCTTAGCACTGGGGTCAAACCCACGAACCTCAGAGCCATAGGCAACAGCTTACTGCTTAGCACTGGGGTCAAACCCACGAACCTCAGAGCCATAGGCAACAGCTTACTGCTTAGCACTGGGGTCAAACCCACAAACCTCAGAGCCATAGGAAACAGCTTACTGCTTAGCACTGGGGTCAAACCCACGAACCTCAGAGCCATAGGCAACAGCTTACTGCTTAGCACTGGGGTCAAACCCACGAACCTCAGAGCCATAGGCAACAGCTTACTGCTTAGCACTGGGGTCAAACCCACGAACCTCAGA
Coding sequences within:
- the LOC124021104 gene encoding uncharacterized protein LOC124021104 — protein: MFRNTTPRPDHTYCLLASANHYSLRRHMTAQGCVNLTRHRPDTQGQQRLVGMAVGVFLLLAVLIGLIAVTRYVLKSTDPTPTALGVCVRSAGCMVTPEQVVCLPVMCGTAPSGYLRAVMTFHLDDHLERVTLLPCSLDNHLETETLLPCSLDDHLETETLLPCSLDNHLETETLLPCSLHTDIGSASPLTVFTLTISGGNTKWTQDQRLGATSPHTLISLSTSPSPLSSSSLSPSPSSTLSSGYALAWDSVSNQSDTETHTDRITDRTTDRWDRRSQQSQDRLSDCKLYSPELEVRGQGSCLDVHSPGASLCSFSTYEPRPDPTLNLPGPLTPDS